The Peromyscus maniculatus bairdii isolate BWxNUB_F1_BW_parent chromosome 6, HU_Pman_BW_mat_3.1, whole genome shotgun sequence genome has a segment encoding these proteins:
- the Rfx5 gene encoding DNA-binding protein RFX5 isoform X1: protein MAEDKPDVKSPRVGARPQGGAEAGEPTTLLQRLRGTISKAVQNKVEGILQEVQKFSDNDKLYLYLQLPSGPSIGDKSSEPSILSNEEYMYACRWIRNHLEEHMDTCLPKQSVYDAYRKYCESLACCRPLSTANFGKIIREIFPDIKARRLGGRGQSKYCYSGIRRKTLVSMPPLPGLDLKGSESPEMGPEVTQAPRDELVEAACALTCDWAEQILKRSFSSIVQVARYLLQQHLISARSAHAHVLKAGGLAEEEERAPRERSSYKSKNGVENLEGGGPKKPERPAQPPKELEARAGTDTPGRGERKKSVVDSSAPAASKPQVNALVARLPVLLPRAPQSLITPILAPKLSSGTLKVATLPLPTRVGGPQAAVPIINMILPPVPALSGAGARIGPGLGPGPGLGAGPAPGPAPGPAPGPAPVPGPAPGPGPGPGPGAGPGAGRVPPRTLLLPRGTENREVVISGDPRPHDKGIKRTAEVPLSEASGQDPPVKEVKQEAEATVREAKRKRGRPRKKPGGSGERNATPEKAAAAAAVNSPRSPRLLWETWSSKGENNLVGRPERLGPLGDAKQETVPTRGQEDGAVSKGERSLSSQRAKEAEDKIPPITSKVSVIKGGIPKEALSLVKGEADTTTQGNKGLKGRGLQSSLAQEHKDPKATPP, encoded by the exons ATGGCGGAAGATAAACCTGATGTTAAAAGCCCCAGGGTTGGGGCAAGGCCCCAAGGTGGTGCTGAAGCGGGGGAACCTACCACCCTTCTTCAAAGGCTCCGAGGTACCATTTC cAAGGCCGTGCAGAACAAAGTCGAGGGAATTCTG caagAAGTACAGAAGTTCTCTGACAACGACAAGCTCTATCTCTACCTTCAGCTCCCTTCAGGGCCCAGCATTGGCGATAAAAG CTCCGAGCCGAGCATACTTAGCAATGAGGAGTATATGTATGCCTGTAGGTGGATCCGCAACCACCTGGAAGAGCACATGGATACCTGTCTGCCAAAGCAAAGCGTCTATGATGCCTATCG AAAGTACTGTGAGAGTCTTGCCTGTTGCCGCCCACTCAGCACAGCCAACTTCGGTAAAATCATCAGAGAGATCTTCCCTGACATCAAGGCCCGAAGACTTGGTGGTCGGGGCCAATCCAA GTATTGCTACAGTGGCATCCGAAGGAAGACCTTGGTGtctatgccaccattgcctggacTTGACCTAAAGGGTTCTGAGAGT CCAGAAATGGGCCCAGAAGTAACCCAAGCACCTCGGGATGAACTGGTAGAGGCAGCCTGTGCCCTGACTTGTGACTGGGCAGAGCAGATCCTGAAACGGTCCTTCAGTTCCATAGTTCAGGTCGCCCGCTACCTACTACAGCAGCATCTCATCTCTGCCCGATCTGCACATGCTCATGTGCTTAAGGCTGGGGGGCTTGCTG aagaagaagagagagcccCTCGGGAACGGTCATCATATAAATCCAAGAATGGCGTAGAAAACCTGGAAGGTGGAGGCCCCAAGAAGCCGGAGAGACCAGCCCAG CCTCCTAAGGAGCTGGAAGCCCGAGCTGGAACTGACACCCCAGGTCGTGGAGAACGGAAGAAGAGTGTAGTTGACAGCTCAGCGCCCgcagccagtaagccacaagttaATGCCCTCGTGGCCCGACTGCCCGTGCTCCTTCCCCGAGCACCACAGTCACTTATTACACCCATTCTGGCTCCCAAGCTTTCTTCAGGCACTCTGAAAGTAGCTACATTGCCTCTGCCCACTAGGGTTGGGGGACCCCAGGCAGCTGTGCCCATCATTAACATGATCTTACCACCTGTTCCTGCTTTATCAGGGGCTGGGGCTAGAATTGGGCCTGGGCTTGGGCCAGGGCCTGGGCTTGGGGCTGGGCCTGCGCCTGGGCCTGCACCTGGGCCTGCACCTGGGCCTGCGCCTGTGCCTGGGCCTGCGCCTGGGccagggcctgggcctgggcctggggctGGGCCTGGGGCTGGCCGAGTTCCACCTAGGACACTTCTTCTGCCTCGAGGCACAGAGAACAGGGAGGTAGTGATAAGTGGTGACCCACGACCCCATGACAAGGGTATCAAAAGGACAGCGGAAGTGCCTCTGAGTGAGGCCAGTGGGCAGGACCCACCGGTTAAAGAAGTgaagcaagaggcagaggccaCAGTGAGGGAGGCGAAAAGGAAGCGGGGACGCCCTCGAAAAAAGCCAggcgggagtggggagaggaaTGCTACTCCGGAGAAGGCTGCAGCCGCAGCTGCTGTGAACTCTCCCCGGTCTCCGAGGTTACTCTGGGAGACATGGAGCTCCAAAGGAGAAAACAACTTAGTTGGGAGACCAGAAAGACTAGGGCCATTGGGTGACGCCAAGCAGGAGACAGTGCCTACTCGAGGTCAGGAAGATGGTGCTGTTTCCAAAGGAGAAAGGAGCCTGAGTTCCCAGCGAGCCAAAGAAGCAGAAGATAAAATTCCTCCCATCACCTCAAAAGTGAGTGTTATCAAGGGCGGAATTCCAAAGGAGGCCCTTTCGTTGGTAAAGGGAGAGGCTGACACCACAACACAGGGTAACAAAGGGTTAAAGGGTCGTGGACTTCAGAGTTCCCTAGCCCAGGAGCATAAAGACCCCAAAGCAACACCCCCATGA
- the Rfx5 gene encoding DNA-binding protein RFX5 isoform X3, which yields MAEDKPDVKSPRVGARPQGGAEAGEPTTLLQRLRGTISKAVQNKVEGILQEVQKFSDNDKLYLYLQLPSGPSIGDKSSEPSILSNEEYMYACRWIRNHLEEHMDTCLPKQSVYDAYRKYCESLACCRPLSTANFGKIIREIFPDIKARRLGGRGQSKYCYSGIRRKTLVSMPPLPGLDLKGSESPEMGPEVTQAPRDELVEAACALTCDWAEQILKRSFSSIVQVARYLLQQHLISARSAHAHVLKAGGLAEEEERAPRERSSYKSKNGVENLEGGGPKKPERPAQPPKELEARAGTDTPGRGERKKSVVDSSAPAANRVYYITLLSYSL from the exons ATGGCGGAAGATAAACCTGATGTTAAAAGCCCCAGGGTTGGGGCAAGGCCCCAAGGTGGTGCTGAAGCGGGGGAACCTACCACCCTTCTTCAAAGGCTCCGAGGTACCATTTC cAAGGCCGTGCAGAACAAAGTCGAGGGAATTCTG caagAAGTACAGAAGTTCTCTGACAACGACAAGCTCTATCTCTACCTTCAGCTCCCTTCAGGGCCCAGCATTGGCGATAAAAG CTCCGAGCCGAGCATACTTAGCAATGAGGAGTATATGTATGCCTGTAGGTGGATCCGCAACCACCTGGAAGAGCACATGGATACCTGTCTGCCAAAGCAAAGCGTCTATGATGCCTATCG AAAGTACTGTGAGAGTCTTGCCTGTTGCCGCCCACTCAGCACAGCCAACTTCGGTAAAATCATCAGAGAGATCTTCCCTGACATCAAGGCCCGAAGACTTGGTGGTCGGGGCCAATCCAA GTATTGCTACAGTGGCATCCGAAGGAAGACCTTGGTGtctatgccaccattgcctggacTTGACCTAAAGGGTTCTGAGAGT CCAGAAATGGGCCCAGAAGTAACCCAAGCACCTCGGGATGAACTGGTAGAGGCAGCCTGTGCCCTGACTTGTGACTGGGCAGAGCAGATCCTGAAACGGTCCTTCAGTTCCATAGTTCAGGTCGCCCGCTACCTACTACAGCAGCATCTCATCTCTGCCCGATCTGCACATGCTCATGTGCTTAAGGCTGGGGGGCTTGCTG aagaagaagagagagcccCTCGGGAACGGTCATCATATAAATCCAAGAATGGCGTAGAAAACCTGGAAGGTGGAGGCCCCAAGAAGCCGGAGAGACCAGCCCAG CCTCCTAAGGAGCTGGAAGCCCGAGCTGGAACTGACACCCCAGGTCGTGGAGAACGGAAGAAGAGTGTAGTTGACAGCTCAGCGCCCgcagcca acagggtctacTATATCACTCTGCTGTCCTACTCActatag
- the Rfx5 gene encoding DNA-binding protein RFX5 isoform X2, whose amino-acid sequence MYACRWIRNHLEEHMDTCLPKQSVYDAYRKYCESLACCRPLSTANFGKIIREIFPDIKARRLGGRGQSKYCYSGIRRKTLVSMPPLPGLDLKGSESPEMGPEVTQAPRDELVEAACALTCDWAEQILKRSFSSIVQVARYLLQQHLISARSAHAHVLKAGGLAEEEERAPRERSSYKSKNGVENLEGGGPKKPERPAQPPKELEARAGTDTPGRGERKKSVVDSSAPAASKPQVNALVARLPVLLPRAPQSLITPILAPKLSSGTLKVATLPLPTRVGGPQAAVPIINMILPPVPALSGAGARIGPGLGPGPGLGAGPAPGPAPGPAPGPAPVPGPAPGPGPGPGPGAGPGAGRVPPRTLLLPRGTENREVVISGDPRPHDKGIKRTAEVPLSEASGQDPPVKEVKQEAEATVREAKRKRGRPRKKPGGSGERNATPEKAAAAAAVNSPRSPRLLWETWSSKGENNLVGRPERLGPLGDAKQETVPTRGQEDGAVSKGERSLSSQRAKEAEDKIPPITSKVSVIKGGIPKEALSLVKGEADTTTQGNKGLKGRGLQSSLAQEHKDPKATPP is encoded by the exons ATGTATGCCTGTAGGTGGATCCGCAACCACCTGGAAGAGCACATGGATACCTGTCTGCCAAAGCAAAGCGTCTATGATGCCTATCG AAAGTACTGTGAGAGTCTTGCCTGTTGCCGCCCACTCAGCACAGCCAACTTCGGTAAAATCATCAGAGAGATCTTCCCTGACATCAAGGCCCGAAGACTTGGTGGTCGGGGCCAATCCAA GTATTGCTACAGTGGCATCCGAAGGAAGACCTTGGTGtctatgccaccattgcctggacTTGACCTAAAGGGTTCTGAGAGT CCAGAAATGGGCCCAGAAGTAACCCAAGCACCTCGGGATGAACTGGTAGAGGCAGCCTGTGCCCTGACTTGTGACTGGGCAGAGCAGATCCTGAAACGGTCCTTCAGTTCCATAGTTCAGGTCGCCCGCTACCTACTACAGCAGCATCTCATCTCTGCCCGATCTGCACATGCTCATGTGCTTAAGGCTGGGGGGCTTGCTG aagaagaagagagagcccCTCGGGAACGGTCATCATATAAATCCAAGAATGGCGTAGAAAACCTGGAAGGTGGAGGCCCCAAGAAGCCGGAGAGACCAGCCCAG CCTCCTAAGGAGCTGGAAGCCCGAGCTGGAACTGACACCCCAGGTCGTGGAGAACGGAAGAAGAGTGTAGTTGACAGCTCAGCGCCCgcagccagtaagccacaagttaATGCCCTCGTGGCCCGACTGCCCGTGCTCCTTCCCCGAGCACCACAGTCACTTATTACACCCATTCTGGCTCCCAAGCTTTCTTCAGGCACTCTGAAAGTAGCTACATTGCCTCTGCCCACTAGGGTTGGGGGACCCCAGGCAGCTGTGCCCATCATTAACATGATCTTACCACCTGTTCCTGCTTTATCAGGGGCTGGGGCTAGAATTGGGCCTGGGCTTGGGCCAGGGCCTGGGCTTGGGGCTGGGCCTGCGCCTGGGCCTGCACCTGGGCCTGCACCTGGGCCTGCGCCTGTGCCTGGGCCTGCGCCTGGGccagggcctgggcctgggcctggggctGGGCCTGGGGCTGGCCGAGTTCCACCTAGGACACTTCTTCTGCCTCGAGGCACAGAGAACAGGGAGGTAGTGATAAGTGGTGACCCACGACCCCATGACAAGGGTATCAAAAGGACAGCGGAAGTGCCTCTGAGTGAGGCCAGTGGGCAGGACCCACCGGTTAAAGAAGTgaagcaagaggcagaggccaCAGTGAGGGAGGCGAAAAGGAAGCGGGGACGCCCTCGAAAAAAGCCAggcgggagtggggagaggaaTGCTACTCCGGAGAAGGCTGCAGCCGCAGCTGCTGTGAACTCTCCCCGGTCTCCGAGGTTACTCTGGGAGACATGGAGCTCCAAAGGAGAAAACAACTTAGTTGGGAGACCAGAAAGACTAGGGCCATTGGGTGACGCCAAGCAGGAGACAGTGCCTACTCGAGGTCAGGAAGATGGTGCTGTTTCCAAAGGAGAAAGGAGCCTGAGTTCCCAGCGAGCCAAAGAAGCAGAAGATAAAATTCCTCCCATCACCTCAAAAGTGAGTGTTATCAAGGGCGGAATTCCAAAGGAGGCCCTTTCGTTGGTAAAGGGAGAGGCTGACACCACAACACAGGGTAACAAAGGGTTAAAGGGTCGTGGACTTCAGAGTTCCCTAGCCCAGGAGCATAAAGACCCCAAAGCAACACCCCCATGA